A section of the Leptotrichia sp. HSP-342 genome encodes:
- the rnpA gene encoding ribonuclease P protein component, translating into MSINKIKKTKDFSLIYNRSKKMHTKYAIIFINENKNNDQRFGFVASKKTGNAVQRNRIKRIFKEFVKIHKDKFRKNTDYVFVGKSILKDNLKNLKYGDIEKDIIKVVK; encoded by the coding sequence ATGTCTATTAATAAAATTAAGAAAACAAAAGATTTTTCATTAATATATAACAGATCAAAAAAGATGCATACAAAGTATGCTATTATTTTTATAAATGAAAATAAGAATAACGACCAGCGATTTGGCTTTGTAGCCAGCAAAAAAACTGGAAATGCAGTTCAACGAAATAGAATCAAAAGAATTTTTAAAGAATTTGTAAAAATACATAAGGATAAATTTAGAAAAAATACTGATTATGTATTTGTAGGCAAATCTATTTTGAAAGATAATTTAAAAAATTTAAAGTATGGGGATATCGAAAAGGATATTATCAAGGTGGTAAAATGA
- the rpmH gene encoding 50S ribosomal protein L34, producing MTKRTYQPNKRKRKKDHGFRKRMQNKSGRNVLKRRRAKGRAKLSA from the coding sequence ATGACTAAAAGAACATATCAACCAAATAAAAGAAAAAGAAAAAAAGATCATGGATTTAGAAAAAGAATGCAAAATAAAAGCGGAAGAAATGTTTTAAAAAGAAGAAGAGCTAAAGGAAGAGCTAAATTATCAGCATAA